Sequence from the Tolypothrix sp. NIES-4075 genome:
GTTTAGCTGACTCAAATGCCCCAAGCCCCAGCATCAGATAGTAAGCTGTTGCACTTTTAATTTACACAGTAGGGTGGGCATCCCTGCCCGTCCCACTCATAGTTAGGTTTACTAAGGCTGTGCAAGTTAAAGAATTGTTAGCTTAACACTGCTTGATGCCTCGGTGGTCCTACTTGATAACGTTTGCTTGCACTTACAACATCAAAACACTAAGTATCCCAGTTTAGTTCTTCTCTTGATCTGGTGGGGGAAAGTGTCAGAGTGCAGTTGACAATTAAACAGCGAATGCAAAGTTAGACCACATTATCCTGTATTGATCATCTCTGCTTACGCTTTACTAACTGGTTTTGACCACACTTATCTGAAATAACAGGAAGAACTAATAAACATGGAATTACAGGTTGTCAATCTGCTAACTGAACTTGAAGCCCGTCTGAGAGTAGAGGAAAGCCAAAGTCCAAAGGAAAACCCCTTCACCACTCTTAGCCCCGAAGAACTAGATAAGCTAATGAGTCAGTTAATGCTGGCTGTTGGACCGGAGACTGGTAAGTTCTTAAATATGCTCCTGAAGATGCAGGGTGGTAAACGCATTCTTGACATTGGAACCAGTTTCGGATATTCAACGCTCTGGCTAGCGGAAGCGGCACGGGTGAATGGTGGTCATGTGATTACTCTAGAATATGTGAACTCGAAGCAGGCGCAAGCAATTGAACACATCCATAAAGCTGGTCTACAAAATGTTGTGGACTTCAAACTAGGTGACGCAGTGGCATTGCTTGAAACTTTACCGGGACCATGGGATTTTGT
This genomic interval carries:
- a CDS encoding O-methyltransferase, with amino-acid sequence MELQVVNLLTELEARLRVEESQSPKENPFTTLSPEELDKLMSQLMLAVGPETGKFLNMLLKMQGGKRILDIGTSFGYSTLWLAEAARVNGGHVITLEYVNSKQAQAIEHIHKAGLQNVVDFKLGDAVALLETLPGPWDFVLIDLWKDLYIPCFDHIYEKLSPGAIVIADNISFPVEFRETMKAYQQHVRSKPNLDSVEVGVGHGLELTRKRSGIS